The following is a genomic window from Choloepus didactylus isolate mChoDid1 chromosome 5, mChoDid1.pri, whole genome shotgun sequence.
AAGTGTGGAGGGCTGGGTCCTGAGTAAAggtgaaaggagggaaaagagcTGGCCAAAGAGACAGGAAGACTCTACAAGGTGGGAGGGGTCTCACGGCAGTCTTGGAAGGCAGGGGTGTGCAGGGGCAGCAGAGAGAGAGCAAAGGAATGAGGATTGGAGAATGGTCATTGGACTTCAGTAACTTGTATTCATTCTCATGGTTCTTATTTTACCAGAAACTGAGACTCAGCAAAGCTCTGTCACTTACCCATGGGCACAGAGCCAATGGACATGGCTGGACAAAGTTGGTTTCTCAGACTCTCACCCTCAGGTGGTCTTCTACAGCTTCTGGGTTGGCACCCAAGGCCTTATGCAATGGGATTGCTTGTCTGATTTTCCAACCTGATATCTAATTTCTTTACATCAGTGGTTTtcacatgcattttttaaagcaTCAGTATActcttttcaaaatatattgtaGGTCTTAGAGCGAATATTAAAGCATATGTTGTGAACATACCCTGGGTCTTTGCCTAGGTTAGAGCACTGTGCTACATTCTTTAGTACAAAAGGATAGTTTATGGACCTTTCCTCTCCTAGGCCCCTGGTATATATCTCCTCAAGGGGAGAACTTGAACTTTGCTCTAATTTGGGTTCCCAATGGGAGTCTAATTAAGGAATAGGTCCCTGTGGGAAAGTGTCACAGGAGTGAGGCCAACTCAGAAACAGCACTCAACGGTTAGACAAACTGCAATAGTTTTGTGTATAACATGAGGATGCGCTTGAATCCACCGCAACTCAGTTCCCTAGGGTGGAATAGTGCTCTATAGCCAAAAGGGCTGGTGGTTAAGAGACCCTCATCGTCAGGAACTTAAGTACTCCACCTTCTCCTCAAAATATTGTTTTTCCTTATAGGCCAGAGACTCAGAGATAGGTAGTGTGAGAGAGAAGGCAGTCTCAGTGGTTTCAATGGAAGGTTCAGATGCCCAAACATCAAAGGTGGTTCAGTGCCCCCGGTAGGCTGCTGGGGGAGGGCATCAGCCACTCTATGCTTCAGTGGAGATGGCCTAGGCATGGGGAATATGACCGAGAAGAGACACAGGGAGCAATAAAAATGTTAGATGAAGACCTCTTCTTCTACACCTTGGAAACACAGAGAGTAAGAGGCCTGAGGTCATGCATTTTGCAGGCAGAGGGGTGGAGGATGGTGGTAGTCGGGGTGGGAGTCTGGGGATCCAGACTCCGGACAAACCATACACAGAATCCTGTATGCTGGGGGAGCCTAAGAGAACATTTGATAACACAAATCTGTGTCGTTAAAGGGGGAACAACATAATAGAAACGGAAAGAGAGTATTCAGAAAAAGTATAAGGTCCCAGATAGGGCAGGAAAGAATTGAGTGGAAAGCAGAGTTGAAGACAGCTTTCTTGGAAAGAGGTAGGCAAACCTAGTGATACACAGCTGGGAAGGGAAAATGGATGTAAAGACTGGGCTTGCTGATCTAAAAAGAAAGTAAGCTTTAAAAACTCTGGTTCTGATAGACTGGACCTTCTGAATAAGGCAGGTGACATTAGGATGAGGAAGGCTTGGGGTCACATAGATTTGGGTTGAATGTACATGTAGTGTTGGAAGTCAGGGGCACTGTACAGGGGGATGGAAAATATCAGTGTGGCTCAAGACAACCACTGAGAGAGGCATTGTGGAAGGATGGATGCAAAGGAGCTTGTACTGTAGCAATGGCGTGACTGAAGCTTGAATTTGTTTTGTGCTACATTCGTGTACAGACGGAAGAGACAGCCTGGAACAACTTCTGCCACCTGAACTGTCATGAGGGATTtcagaacaaattaaaattttatttagcacCTGCAATGTGCAAGGCAGAGTACCAAGGTGGTCCAAAGGGTATATAAGATGAGGTCCAAGCCCTGAggattcagaatctagaatggGAGGCATGGTAGAGAGTGCTAGGCTCCTACCTGACAACATccattctctcctcctttcttacTTACAGGAGCCGATTTTATTCCAGGCTGCAATGTGCTCTGATAAAAGGATATGTTTCCCAGCTCCTCTTAAATCTAGCAGTGGTCAGTGAGATATAAGTGGAAGTCACTGTGTGGAGCTTCCATAGTATTCCCTAAAAGAGACTGATCATGGGTGGGAAACCCTTTTGCCATCACTTTCCTCCTTCTTACTTGGATGAGAACACAATGGCTAGAGATCCAGCAACAGTCTTGACTTTGAGAAGGGAAGCCCACACTAAAGCTAGTGGAGTGGAAAGGTAGGCTTCTGGTGGAACAGCCATAACACAGCTGTGCTCCCTGTCACTACGTTcttttacatgagaaaaatacACCGATAGACAGATacagataaagatatagatatagatacatatatagatatagataaaaaCCTAACAGGGATAAAGTAGAAAGGACAAACTTGTGAGCAGTTAAATATAAGATTCACATAACAATTTAGTTCAAAAGAAGAGATGCCTCATCAATTTGAAGGAAAGTAATTATCATAAGGGTTCAGAAGAGAGAAAGACTTTTTCACCCTGGGAGGCAGGGGTAGGAGAGAAGCTGAGGTGTAGAAAAGAGAGTAGGGTGCAAAGGTATACCGACATCCATCCTTTGGGGTGTTTTACACCATCTCTTTGAGGCTGTGCTAAGTGGTAAGTGGCGAGGCAGGATTTCAACCCAAATCTATGTGACCCCAAGCCTTCATCCTAAACTGCACTCTCTATACTCTAGTATTTTCCCTTGCAATGGAATGATATCTCAAAAGATAAGCTTTTGCAGGGCATGGCATCTGTGAGGCTGTATATGATTTCTTGGTATTGCAAAGTAAACAGGAACAAACAGCAAGAGCCCTGCAGAGGAAGGAAACAGACGCATGGCCAATGGTGATGTGTAAAGGGGCCACCTCCGTGACTCTCATGCCAGGCTTCATCAGCAGGATCTGAAGGACGGTGAAGCCCCAGGAATCAGTCTGACACACCCTACTCACACAGTGTGAGCCATCAGTCCACTGAATCAGGGAGCACTGCTAGTTTTCTGCATCCAATTTGTAGAAGAAATGCCACATTCTTCTGGGGTCTGTGCCCTAAAACCGCACTCTTTTGCTTGAGTTCCTTGTGAATAAAGCTCTGGGATCAGAAGCTTCTTCTGAACGTTTGCTTCTTCCCCAGACATTGACAGCTGCTTTCCTTAGCTCTCCCATATTGCCAGAAGGGAGACAGAGAATACATTTCCTGTTGCAATTTCTAGGGTTCGGATGTGAATTTGTCAACCTGCGATTTTCAAAAACTGTCTGAACCTACACGGTTCTGACAGGCATAAGCCTGTTCTCAGTCGGGCAAGGGGTCCTTTTGGAGCAAGGATGGGGGGAGACCACACCCATTCTCACCTATTCTCAGCTAGTAACTAAatgggccctttttttttttttttcaaccatattcTTCTATATCCGGATGCTTTCTCATTTTCTTGCTATTTTCTCAGATGGGGTGAACAGTCCCCGGACCTCAGTGTCTGAGGGGCCTTAAAGAAGCCCCACAATCCTGGACACAGTTCCAGGGAGAGCAGCTTTTGTGCGCATATGGAAAGAAGCAACAACGATTCACGCCTGTGGCCAAGACAGAGGGACAGACGGTAGCCCTGCTTGGGCAAACTTCTCTCTACCCCTGGAGGGCACAATTCCTCGTCTTCCACCTAATTCTTTTCCGCTGCCCTCGTGGGATTTGAATGAACAGGTGCTAACACAGTCGCTCAGAAGGGCGCGTTAATCACGCGCCGAGCCGGTGCCAGCAGCTCCTCCGCCCCTTTGCCCCTGTCGGAGCCTTGCAGCCCTGCTCGCCCCAGGCCGGGGAGCTGGGGAGCTTAAAGCTGGAGGAGGCAAGGGACGGGGGCACGCTTGCCCTCTGCAGAATGTGACCCAGGCCTCGCAGCCTTGGCTGCAGAGGTCTCCGCAAGCCGTGGAAAAAAACGGGACAGCTTCAGCTCTCAGCAGAACTTGGGCAAGCTGGAGCTGCCGCCGCCGGCGGGTCCTCCCTCGCGGCAGACTGAGCGGCTGAAAAGCGCGACCCCGTCTCCCGCCTCTCCGGGCCTGGACCCAGCCAGGTCGCCTGCTCCCCGGTTCGGGGCAGGTCTCCCGGCCCACCCGCTGCGGTGCGGTCGCCCGCTCCTCACGCCGCGCCCTCCTTCCCCGGGCGCACCAGGTCTGCATGCAAGCGGCGGCCCGGGCTCAGCCCCCGGCCCTCCAGGGCGCCCACTGCGGGCGGGAGACGGGCGTTGCAGTCTGTGCCAGCCGGGCGACGGCGGGGGGCGCGGGGCCAGCTCCACTCCCTCCCCGTCGGGCCTGCGCCGATTCCGCAGGTGCCGGCGGGGGGCCCAAAGTGGGCGACAATCGGCCGGCCGACCACCGCCCCAGGCCCATCCCAGGCCCGCCACGTCCCGCGATCACTGAACCCTCACCAGCCTTCGCAGCTGTTCCCTCCCTGGGCAAGACGGCATCTTAAGTGAGGTCATTGCCACCGCGATTATATTCTACAAGAAACTCAGTCCTGTATAAAAGGGGTAGCTCCCCAGGCGCTACAAAGGTGGCCTTTTGTCAGAAAACTTTTAATCACAGGGAATTTAGCTTCTAATCGGCCAGACTTATTTAAAAGGCGCATAGTAAAACCTTCCATTTTTAACATCCACTCTGGTGTTTGCTGGAAATGTGCCATGAATTTAGGCTCGAGTTGAAGGTTACCAGGATTTATCATTGTTTCCCCAGGATGTTTAACTCTCATGGGCTCCTCTTCTTTCATTTAAgatacttaggaaaaaaaaaaaaaaaaaaaaaaaaaaatcttgtaagCGCTTTGGCCATTTTGCTTGAGAAATTTGTTTTATCTCATATGATTTTGAAATcccaaaatatttctgaaatgggGAGTGGGGAGTGTTGGAGACAGAAAGCAGCTGTGTACCAGGAAATAATAAGTATCATGCAGAAATATTACAGCTAATAGATGTCCTTTAGGAGTGGAAATATCTATgtttaattgctttaaaaatgtggGGTGGAAAAACACAATTATACACTGTGATAACAAACCTGTACAGATAATTTCTGAACAATACAAAACAagtgctgattttttttctttatgatttgaATAATTGttgcaaaattaaaatatcaccTACTCAAATATTATGGTGCCCCATCTGCAAATATTTGAAGAGGAATAGTTACCAATTGAATGCATTTAGATTCAtccctaacaaaaagaaaattgcataGCTTTTTATATTGTTGTACCATCTTTAAATGCACCTTCCAATATCATTTTCAGCTAAGTGATAttctcagttttttaaattttcatttctttagagatacataatatataattccTAGTAATTATAAGCAcatcattttatttgattttaataacATGCATTTTCATAATTACTGTACAACTGAAATAGACATTGAATTATTCTGTGTGCATGTCTTTATTCAACTGTATATTCTTAGTCACACTGTTCAAACAAATTaagtgaatttaaaacaaaataaaacaagaaagaaaaaaaaccttcgAGTAGCAACAGAATCACAGTGTTTTACagacaaaaggaaaggaaaagaaggaaatctcatgtgaaaagagatttattattaCATAGAAAATTCTCACAATAGTTGAAACACACTTCAGAAACTAGTAAACACCTTAGATAGAGTTGTGCCAATTACTCAGCCCACAAGCATCTGCTTTGTCTTAATTAGATGGGGGAGGTGAATGACcactgtttattttcattttcctcattaatTATGAAAAACTGCATTTAATTCATCTTGCATGGTGAGAGATTGGCTGCGCAGATGTAAGTCGTAAGGGAAGTGGCTGTCAGTGGGCAACCTGAGCATGGCACCTTGCCCAAGGGGACCCCTGGGTGGCACTGCACAGTAATGCATGCCGTAATTGTAATTTTTGCCGTAGTCCAAGGTTTCTTCTTGCTTCAGGGAAAATATCCCATTATAGTTAATTGGGGGAGGACTTAAGGGACCTTCAAACTGAGGGCTGGCACACTCAGGGGAAGTGCTTTCATAGAAGGATTCATACGCACTGCAATAATTGTAGGGTTTCATGGACTTGGAATTATCAAGAGTTCCGTGCCCCGGGGGAGTGGTGAGCTCAGGGCTGTGGTAAGGTGGTAGAAAGTAGAGTAGGGTGATCTCGTCGGTGGTGCGCGGCCTCCCCACCCTGACCCATCAGGAAGCTCCTGGCATTGAGCTGCAAGCAGCCTGCCACAAGTTTGTAGTTGGCTGGGGAAAGACCTTTGCATAAGTTTGGACGAACGTGAGCAGGTCAGGTCTCTTGCCGATTCTCAGAATTTCAGAAAGTGCCCAGATGTAGTTTTTGGCCAGCCGTAAAGTTTCTATTTTGGATAGTTTTTGGGTTTTGGAATAGCAGGGGACCACTTTCCTTAATTGTCCAAAGCGTCGTTGAGACCGTGCATCCTGTTCCTCTCCCGCGCGTTGGCTTCCTGTCTCCTGAACTTGACCCTCTCCAGTCGGAGCTTGGTCGTCTTTTTTTTCCTAAGCCCCCTCCTTCTGGGCAACCCATTTTCATCTTCCTCTTCCctgtcttcctcctcttcttccttctcggTTTCTTCTCCAGGGGCCCTTTTTATGCTCTTTCCTCGAAGGACAATCTGTTTGGAAAAGGTTTCTGGTTTCTTAATTTGCTTCTGGTCCTCGCATTCTCTGGAAAACTTTCTGCACATCTGGGATTCTGGCATTACAACAGACTCATCAAACGGTAGCGTTAACATGGTTCTCTAATCTTAAATTACCTGAAAAAATGCCAGCACaatatttaaagtgttttcattttttaagttaatacttaaaatatatttagttaCTTAATCacaagaatacaaaaaaaaaaaaaaaaaaaacaaaccacacatAAAAAGTCTGATTCCAGGACtaatttttatacattaaatataatttttgagtTTGTGCAGAGTAGTAATATTGAAAACATTGACACATGCAATGGGATTAGCTTATACAGgcaaattttcaaaaggaaagaaaaatgaaacatttattgTAATGCCACCACcgtttctattttctctttgattttaaaCTAGCTTCTAATGCACAAACAGGACTGTGGAATTCAGGCAAATGCAAAACATGATATAGCAATgcagaatttcattaattttaattccCCTGGGTGCAAAATGAGAGGAGAAaccgtttgttttttttttttttttttaaatgaaaagtgcTATCTCTCCATTAGCTGACAAATTTGCATggtttttttttagaagaaaaaaaataaccctTAACTTTATTTGCTGTATCATACAACTGTGAATTTAAGTGGCTGCTGGAACATGCACATTTAAAGAAAAGGTTAATCAGAACCCATTTTGAAATTGATTTCTTTATGATCAGTAAAAGATTAGGTAAAAAAGCACTATATTCCCAGCCTTCAAAAAGAAAGGAATGGGGGTGTTAAGATAATTTGAAATAAACTgcatacataaattaaaaaataaaaaatccctgGAAGTTTTTATTAATCAAGGAAAATATTGAGACTgcttttacattaaaatttttttccaaatgtaatGGTCTGTTTACTGCTTTTCAAATTATCCTGGACAAAAACACACTCATAGTGTTTTTGTTCTATGAGCCACAAAAGTCTCCCTCTAGCTAATATCAGACAGGAGCCGTCCAAGGATTCCGACTGCAATTGTGCACGTGTGTTCAGAATCCcgaatgaaagggaaaataatttatGTTTCAAATGCATTTTTGGTTTTCGTTTGGTGAAGCAGGaagtattttcatttaaagtcttcAAACAAACAGGCACATTAAAACAGAGACTTTTCAATTTAACAATCTTCGgcccccttcacacacacacacacacacacacacacacacacacacacacacacacacaaactcttaGTAATGTCCACATACTTGCAGAGTTACATAATAGCAGTGAAAGTATGTGATAATTACATCATAAGAATGAAATATGATGAGAAGTTATAGATGGCAAAGAGCATATAAATACAAGACAGTGATACTGTATCTTTAAATACTTGCATGCAAAGCCAGCATCAATTGAAGTATATCTTTATTTATATTACCTTAGGTTTTAATTTCATTCAATAATCAGTTTTCATTTTGGTTCTTCCAAATCTTTTCAGGCTGAGTGTCGCATCGTCTCCTGGAGTCTCTAGATCTGTGTATATCTGCACTATCTCATTGATCTCTAAAAAGTGACATTGATGCCAACTGCCAGAGCTGGTACCCATGCCATCTGCCAGTGACGTCACAGGGCAGAGAGAACCATGTGATCCTCTCTCTTGGGACCTTCATTCTGCACTGATCATCTGGCATCCCTGTAAGTGGGTACCGGCATTCATGTATCAACACCAGAAGGTTAGACTGATAGGAAAAATCTGCACCAGCCTTTCCCATACAGTAGGTGCGTTTCTCCTCGAGCTGCTTTTGGTGTCACTGGCAATCTTGTAGAAATAGCTGTGTTAGTGTTCAGGTTTGCCCTGCCAACGGTGCAACTATTTGGTGGTTGTTAATATTCCCATTCATTACAGGGTGGGCTTTTTGTGTTGAGCgagaggtttttgttgttgttgttgaagctGTTTTGTAAAGATCACCATCCCATTTGTGCACCTGGGTACCAGGGAAAGAAAGCCTTGGAAAAAGCTGAAATCAGGAAACTGGTCTTGAGATGCTTAACTGAACCAAGATTAGTATAGGTAAACAGGGGTCAACAAAGGTCTCcttatttccttgttttgtttcatgGCATGTAACTTATGGGTGTGTGTCTGCATGTTCTCTTATTAACGTAGAAGACTTCTGCACTTCTTAGGAATTTGGAATAAAGAAACAGTTTCTCCATCTGGGGTCTTTGAAAGACATCCTCAGATGCTCCACTTCACTTGCTGGTCTCTTTCAACAACTTTTTGGAGATATCTACATGtgtgaatatatgaatataaatatatatggcaCTGTAAGTCCACTGTTAAAGATTCAAGCTACATACTTGTGTCCTCTACTGAAAGTTACTAACTTCACACTTCTGTGATCCCCTAACTCTTCccaacatttatttgtttattctttcttattttgtttcagaGACAATAAGCATAAAAATTGTCACTtggctttttttcttcctccccctGGCATTCTGCTGAGTATACTGATCAAAGATTATCTTATTAGCcttgctttcctttccttccttccttccttccttccttccttccttccttccttccttccttccttcctttctctttctgtttctttgaatttttttctttctcctaaattattctcacatcttttTGTCTCAACCAACactgatttcaatattttctctttcttatattGGTGTCCAACTGCTTTTCCCTACCAGGTTTCCTTCATATTTATTGTTTTGCCTGACCCGGCTTTTAGTTTCTTTTCAATAAAAGCAGGGTAGAAACAGTTAAGCAAAGCTGGCAAAGCCTTATAGATAAAATGAACTGTGAAGCCAGTAGCAAACTCccccctcctctccttttctctaCTCCCCTGccaccctctccccatccccttgAAAAGTGGGACATTCTATTTCGCAATTGACTGTCTGTGAAGTAAAAAGtgcactttaaaaattaaaagtttaaaaacaaacaaacacaacctTTGTTGTTTGACAGCTGAGTAATCTCTCTCTATAAAGTGAGTGAGTATGCTTTTGGTATTAAAGTAATCCCTGGCAGAGCTGTAACTGTTGAATCTGTGTTAGCATTCCCCTTATaaatcccatttttaaaagatttataattCTGCTGCTTTAATGCCCTTTGGATCCAAATTGGCATCACGGTCCTCAAACTAAATTAAATTTTGCTCCTATCATATCCTATTCATAGCCACCCCTCTCAGAAAGTTGCTCAACTTTGCCTGGATAGTTACAGAAAAGATGGGTGGATTGACAAAAAGGACTCATGCTAGGAAAAAgaggatgatttttaaaatacaagttttTAAATATAAGTGAGACTATAAATCATAAGTTAAAAGAGGTTAGGCTGGCCTGGCTCATGTCTTTTATAATGTCATACACACTAAATCATTTCAAATGTGTTGTTTAAGGAATATTACTGGGAATGATGTGTCGAGTATATCTCATAGAGCTTTTGGTTCAAAATACACATACGTTTGACATTCAATACAGAGAATTTCTCTAGGAAGACCAGAgacagaatttttgtttttttctcgcatatggtttaatttttaaatgtagggaagcatcaaTATCAGAATCACCAGCTTACAGAGCAGCCAGCCCTGTCATGAATTCTGCATATTGCACCATAGTATAAACATTGCAAAGTCTCCAGAATCTACATTGTATTAGGAGCATCACAGACATGAAAATCAAAATCCAAGGAGTAGATGACATGGTGTGATAGTGGAAAATTATCACCAACATAGCTAACTGGAGGGatagattttattctttttctttaaacctgCAGGCAAACAAGGAACAGTTATTGATGAAAACATTGGGGGCTCTTCTGGTCTTGCCTTTGAACATGAAAGAAAAAGCTTTGGGTGGGAGTGGATCAGTATTCAGGTTTTATGGCTATTAACCTATTGTTTGAATGTTTTagataccaccaccacccccccaaaaagggggtggtggtgcaAAAAGCTGTTATGTCAAGATTTAGCAAGGAGTCAGTACATTTGTataataatcttttaaaagaaatttgttaCGCATTTTCTACTATAGTTCCAGATATGCAAATGCATCTGATGTTAATATGCATTCATAACATACACCATAACGGCTGTTCTACTCTCTGCTAAGAAAGCATGTTCACACcaatactccaaacagaaatacaTTCTGAAATAGAGGTGAATATTCAGAGTATGGGGGTGTGTTACCAccatttctataatttattttctcattttacgaCAGTCATTGCACTCCAAAGTTCACACCTATAGCTCAAT
Proteins encoded in this region:
- the NEUROD6 gene encoding LOW QUALITY PROTEIN: neurogenic differentiation factor 6 (The sequence of the model RefSeq protein was modified relative to this genomic sequence to represent the inferred CDS: inserted 3 bases in 3 codons; deleted 2 bases in 1 codon) yields the protein MLTLPFDESVVMPESQMCRKFSRECEDQKQIKKPETFSKQIVLRGKSIKRAPGEETEKEEEEEDREEEDENGLPRRRGLRKKKTTKLRLERVKFRRQEANARERNRMHGLNDALDNXRKVVPCYSKTQKLSKIETLRLAKNYIWALSEILRIGKRPDLLTFVXNLCKGLSPANYKLVAGCLQLNARSFLMGQGGEAAHHTRSPYSTFXPPYHSPELTTPPGHGTLDNSKSMKPYNYCSAYESFYESTSPECASPQFEGPLSPPPINYNGIFSLKQEETLDYGKNYNYGMHYCAVPPRGPLGQGAMLRLPTDSHFPYDLHLRSQSLTMQDELNAVFHN